One segment of Bradyrhizobium sp. CB2312 DNA contains the following:
- the pncB gene encoding nicotinate phosphoribosyltransferase, which yields MTVTDIASRTYNHSWRLDPIIRSLLDTDFYKLLMLQMIREDYPSQQVTFSVINRSRHVRLAEIIDEGELRAQLDHARTIRFTKKELIWLAGNTFYGKTHMFSADFIRWLAEFRLPEYELRKVEGQYELHFHGPWTHTTMWEIPALAILNELRSRSAMKGRGRFELDVLYARAKAKLWTKVERLRKLENLRLSDFGTRRRHGFLWQRWCVEAVKEGLGSSFIGTSNVLLAMDNDLEAIGTNAHELPMVAAALAKDDEELRWAPYRILDQWRQTYGGNLLIALPDAFGTKAFLRDAPEWVADWTGFRPDSAPPIQAGEEIIKWWEKKGRNPRDKLLVFSDAMDVGSIEETYHHFSGRVRLSFGWGTNLTNDFVGCTPDGSFNLDPISLVCKVSSVDGHPAVKLSDNPEKATGMPSEIERYLRVFGDAGRVRKPVLV from the coding sequence ATGACAGTGACCGACATTGCGAGCCGAACCTACAATCACAGCTGGCGGCTGGATCCCATCATCCGCAGCCTGCTGGATACCGACTTCTACAAGCTATTGATGTTACAGATGATTCGGGAAGATTACCCGAGTCAGCAGGTGACTTTCTCGGTCATCAACCGATCGCGCCATGTGCGGCTTGCCGAGATCATCGACGAGGGCGAGCTGCGTGCCCAGCTCGACCATGCCCGCACCATCCGCTTCACCAAGAAGGAGCTGATCTGGCTCGCCGGTAACACCTTCTACGGCAAGACCCACATGTTCTCGGCCGATTTCATCCGCTGGCTCGCCGAATTCCGTCTTCCCGAATACGAGCTGCGCAAGGTCGAGGGTCAATACGAGCTGCATTTCCACGGACCCTGGACCCACACCACGATGTGGGAGATTCCGGCGCTCGCAATCCTCAACGAATTGCGCTCGCGTTCGGCGATGAAGGGCCGCGGCCGTTTCGAGCTCGACGTGCTCTATGCGCGCGCCAAGGCCAAGCTGTGGACCAAGGTGGAACGGTTGCGCAAGCTGGAGAATTTGCGGCTCTCGGACTTCGGCACCCGGCGCCGCCACGGCTTCCTGTGGCAGCGCTGGTGCGTCGAGGCGGTGAAGGAAGGCCTGGGTTCGTCCTTCATCGGTACCTCCAACGTGCTGCTCGCGATGGACAACGATCTCGAAGCCATCGGCACCAATGCGCACGAACTGCCGATGGTTGCAGCCGCGCTCGCCAAGGACGACGAGGAATTGCGCTGGGCGCCCTATCGCATTCTCGACCAGTGGCGCCAGACCTATGGCGGCAATCTGCTGATCGCGCTGCCGGACGCTTTCGGAACGAAAGCATTCCTGCGCGACGCGCCGGAATGGGTCGCCGACTGGACCGGCTTCCGTCCCGACAGCGCGCCGCCGATCCAGGCCGGCGAAGAGATCATAAAATGGTGGGAGAAGAAGGGCCGCAATCCCAGGGACAAGCTGCTCGTCTTCTCCGATGCCATGGACGTCGGCTCGATCGAGGAGACCTATCACCACTTCTCAGGCCGCGTGCGGCTCTCATTCGGCTGGGGCACCAATCTCACCAACGACTTCGTCGGCTGCACGCCGGATGGCTCGTTCAACCTCGATCCGATCTCGCTGGTCTGCAAGGTGTCGTCGGTCGACGGCCATCCGGCCGTCAAGCTCTCCGATAATCCGGAGAAGGCGACCGGAATGCCCTCCGAGATCGAGCGGTACCTGCGCGTCTTCGGCGACGCTGGCCGCGTGCGCAAGCCGGTGCTGGTATAG
- a CDS encoding GGDEF domain-containing protein: MFRRTASSTKGNNFLRVIKLVSPFVMVVVLQAAIAGFSLEVMSSVRAYVAGEALWSRSQKNAVYFLNLYLHSGKASQFAHYQASLAVPIGDEFARWALESRPVDVEAARIGFLQGGNHPDDVPGLIWLFRYFNGVSFLQEAIREWAATDPMLLELSVFGEVIRSELENGPVQDKGRLQFLSSRLSDLNAQFTVHANRFSTVLGEGSRAIKVTLTCINIVTAAMLIVLLVWHTRRLVLQRQAFEDALHAEKERLAFQASHDWLTGLSNRRAFEARLQSELDNIAAGPLALILLDLDQFKSVNDSCGHLAGDRLLCQVSRLLQQNRRPHDLVARLGGDEFGLILPQCSPSSAVDIAERLRRSLESFSFAWDDRCFAVTASVGVTCIADRDTTLEDAMRRADAACYRAKEKGRNRVQVDTEGADVVLVAGRRREAVRA, translated from the coding sequence GTGTTTCGCAGAACAGCGTCGTCGACGAAGGGAAACAATTTCCTTCGCGTCATCAAGCTCGTCTCGCCTTTCGTGATGGTCGTCGTGCTCCAGGCGGCGATCGCGGGATTCAGTCTCGAAGTGATGTCCTCGGTCCGCGCCTATGTCGCGGGCGAAGCGCTGTGGTCGCGCTCGCAGAAGAACGCCGTCTACTTCCTCAATCTCTATCTGCATTCGGGCAAGGCCAGCCAGTTCGCACATTATCAGGCCTCGCTCGCCGTTCCCATCGGCGACGAGTTCGCGCGCTGGGCGCTCGAGAGCCGTCCAGTCGACGTCGAGGCCGCCCGCATCGGCTTCCTGCAAGGCGGCAACCATCCCGACGACGTCCCGGGATTGATCTGGCTGTTTCGCTATTTCAATGGCGTCAGCTTCCTCCAGGAAGCGATCCGCGAGTGGGCCGCCACCGACCCCATGCTGCTGGAGCTGAGCGTGTTCGGCGAGGTGATCCGGTCCGAGCTGGAGAACGGCCCTGTTCAGGACAAGGGCCGCCTGCAATTCCTGTCGTCGCGGCTCTCGGACCTCAACGCCCAATTCACGGTGCATGCCAACCGCTTCTCCACCGTCCTCGGCGAAGGCTCCCGCGCCATCAAGGTGACGCTGACCTGCATCAACATCGTCACTGCGGCGATGCTGATCGTGCTCCTGGTCTGGCACACGCGGCGACTGGTGCTGCAACGACAGGCATTCGAGGACGCCTTGCATGCCGAGAAGGAGCGCCTCGCCTTTCAGGCTTCGCACGACTGGTTGACCGGCCTTTCCAACCGCCGCGCCTTCGAGGCGCGTCTGCAAAGCGAGCTGGACAACATCGCGGCGGGTCCGCTGGCATTGATCCTGCTCGACCTCGACCAGTTCAAGAGCGTCAACGACAGCTGCGGCCATCTCGCCGGCGACCGCCTGCTCTGCCAGGTTTCGCGGCTGCTGCAACAGAACCGGCGACCGCATGATCTGGTGGCCCGGCTCGGCGGTGACGAATTTGGTCTGATCCTGCCGCAGTGCTCGCCCTCGAGCGCCGTGGACATCGCCGAACGGCTGCGCCGGTCACTCGAATCGTTCAGCTTCGCCTGGGACGATCGTTGCTTTGCAGTGACGGCGAGCGTCGGCGTCACCTGCATTGCGGATCGCGACACCACGCTCGAAGACGCGATGCGGCGCGCGGACGCCGCCTGCTATCGCGCCAAGGAAAAGGGACGCAACCGGGTCCAGGTCGACACCGAGGGAGCGGACGTCGTCCTCGTCGCCGGCCGGCGGCGCGAGGCTGTCCGCGCCTGA
- a CDS encoding TetR/AcrR family transcriptional regulator: MNNVQEESLRGQKKNRRRLQILEIARTIIATKGLRSLKVRDVAEAAGCSVGSVYNEFGDFDGVILTVNRETVQALTLQLRGVPTEDPVRQLYGLAETYLDFFAAHANLLRSLFEHRMEDDRPYPDDILQMVMDAFALMHPPLVRVLPDADDVKIALLSRTLFSAVHGIISLGLEERMVAVPSQMLRQQVEQFLDTHLAGLGIPSPR; encoded by the coding sequence ATGAACAATGTTCAAGAAGAATCGCTGCGGGGTCAGAAAAAAAATCGGCGACGGCTCCAGATCCTGGAGATCGCCCGCACCATTATTGCTACTAAAGGCTTGAGATCGTTGAAGGTTCGGGACGTCGCGGAGGCTGCCGGCTGCTCGGTCGGCAGCGTCTATAACGAGTTCGGCGACTTCGACGGGGTGATCCTGACCGTCAACCGAGAGACCGTCCAGGCGCTGACCCTGCAGCTGCGCGGGGTTCCGACCGAGGATCCCGTTCGCCAGCTCTACGGGCTGGCCGAAACCTATCTCGACTTCTTCGCCGCGCACGCCAATCTGCTGCGCTCGCTGTTCGAGCACCGGATGGAGGACGACCGGCCATATCCGGACGACATCCTTCAGATGGTGATGGATGCCTTCGCGCTGATGCATCCGCCCCTGGTGCGGGTGCTACCGGATGCGGACGACGTGAAGATCGCGCTGCTCTCGCGCACGCTGTTTTCGGCCGTGCATGGCATCATCTCGCTCGGCCTGGAGGAGCGCATGGTGGCCGTGCCATCGCAGATGCTGCGCCAGCAGGTCGAGCAGTTCCTGGACACGCATTTGGCCGGCCTTGGGATCCCCAGCCCGCGGTGA
- a CDS encoding acyl-[ACP]--phospholipid O-acyltransferase, with translation MIRDLMSSRRFAPLFWAQFFSALNDNVLKNALVIILLYSAATGHGDALVTVAGAVFIFPYFILSGLGGQLADKYVKSVVARRLKFAEIFAAAFAAAGFFLHSVPLLFAALALFGIIAALFGPVKYSMLPDQLELGELATGNALVEGATFMAILLGTVAGGQFVAGSAHMGWVASAVVVLALLSWAFASRIPATTPSAPDLPVNANPWTSTLSLLRTLHADHRLWDGTVIVSWFWLVGAIVLSLLPALIKEVVGGTEGVVTLCLAIFAIGIAIGSLFAASLSHVRPNLALVPIGAIIMGCAGLDLAWAIAVTTKGQDITAAGFATSFAGLRMLADFVAFAFGGGLFVVPSFAAVQAWSAPNERARIIAAGNVLQAAFMVVGSLFVALLQAAGLHVGWIFFGLGVASFGAVWFVLTKWGKEGVRDFGGLLFRALFRTEVRGLENLPPPGTRMLIAPNHVSLIDGPLLHAVLPIDASFAVDTGISKAWWAKPFLRVVKHYTMDPTKPLAARDLIKLVAAGEPVVIFPEGRITVSGSLMKVYDGTAMIADKADAVVVPVRIEGAQRSHLSYLNGSQIKRSWFPRVTVTILPPIKLPIDEQLKGKARRNAAGAALQDVMIDALVKNAMLDHTLFEALGHAYRDRDTGKVIIEDALGTELTYRKLILGAQVLSRKLETGTVAGENVGVLLPNSAGVAVVFMGLQSIGRVPAMLNFSAGPVNVLAAMKAAQVKTVLTSKAFIEKGKLDKLMAAISAEARVVYLEDVRASIGTADKIKGLLAGTAPRVARQANDPAVVLFTSGSEGTPKGVVLSHRNILANAAQALARVDANANDKVFNVLPVFHSFGLTGGMMMPLLAGIPIYMYPSPLHYRIVPELIYQTGATILFGTDTFLTGYARSAHAYDFRTLRLVIAGAEAVKDRTRQVFMERYGIRILEGYGVTETAPVLAMNTPMANRPGTVGRLSPLMESRLDPVPGIEEGGRLSVRGPNVMLGYLRAENPGVLEKLPEGWHDTGDIVSIDSAGFITIKGRAKRFAKIAGEMVSLSAVEAIATALWPQAASVAVSIPDQRKGERIVLLTTEKNAERSAMQAQAKTIGASELTVPATIMVVDKVPLLGTGKTDYVTATNMAREQASAPEREVA, from the coding sequence ATGATCAGGGATTTGATGTCGTCACGCCGCTTTGCGCCGCTGTTCTGGGCGCAGTTCTTCTCGGCGCTCAATGACAACGTGCTCAAGAACGCACTCGTCATCATCCTGCTTTACAGTGCCGCGACCGGCCACGGCGATGCCCTGGTGACAGTGGCAGGCGCCGTCTTCATCTTCCCCTATTTCATCCTGTCCGGGCTCGGCGGCCAGCTCGCCGACAAATACGTCAAATCCGTCGTCGCAAGGCGGCTCAAATTCGCCGAGATCTTCGCCGCGGCCTTTGCCGCCGCCGGCTTCTTCCTGCACTCGGTGCCGCTGCTGTTTGCAGCGCTGGCGCTGTTCGGCATCATCGCCGCCCTGTTCGGCCCCGTGAAATATTCCATGCTGCCGGACCAGCTCGAGCTCGGCGAGCTCGCGACCGGCAACGCGCTGGTCGAAGGCGCGACCTTCATGGCCATCCTGCTCGGCACCGTCGCCGGCGGCCAGTTCGTGGCGGGCTCCGCGCATATGGGCTGGGTCGCATCGGCCGTGGTCGTGCTGGCCCTGTTGTCCTGGGCCTTCGCCTCGCGCATTCCCGCGACCACGCCGTCTGCCCCCGATCTGCCCGTCAACGCCAATCCCTGGACCTCGACGCTGAGCCTGCTGAGGACGTTGCACGCCGACCACCGGCTGTGGGACGGCACTGTGATCGTCTCCTGGTTCTGGCTGGTGGGCGCCATCGTGCTGTCGCTGCTGCCGGCCCTGATCAAGGAGGTCGTCGGCGGCACCGAGGGCGTGGTGACGCTGTGCCTTGCGATCTTCGCGATCGGCATCGCCATCGGCTCGCTGTTCGCGGCCAGTCTCAGCCACGTTCGCCCGAATCTTGCGCTGGTGCCGATCGGCGCCATCATCATGGGCTGCGCCGGCCTCGACCTCGCCTGGGCCATCGCCGTGACCACCAAGGGTCAGGACATCACCGCGGCCGGCTTCGCGACCTCGTTCGCCGGCCTGCGCATGCTCGCCGACTTCGTCGCCTTCGCGTTCGGCGGCGGCCTGTTCGTCGTTCCCTCCTTCGCGGCGGTGCAGGCCTGGTCGGCACCAAACGAGCGCGCCCGCATCATTGCCGCCGGCAATGTGCTGCAGGCCGCCTTCATGGTGGTCGGCTCGCTGTTCGTCGCGCTGCTGCAGGCTGCCGGATTGCATGTCGGCTGGATCTTCTTCGGCCTCGGCGTCGCCAGCTTCGGCGCGGTGTGGTTCGTGCTGACCAAGTGGGGCAAGGAAGGCGTGCGCGATTTCGGCGGGCTCTTGTTCCGCGCGCTGTTCCGCACCGAGGTTCGCGGGCTCGAGAACCTGCCGCCTCCCGGCACGCGCATGCTGATCGCGCCGAACCATGTCAGCCTGATCGACGGCCCGTTGCTGCACGCCGTGCTGCCGATCGACGCCAGCTTCGCGGTCGATACCGGCATCTCCAAGGCCTGGTGGGCCAAGCCCTTCCTGCGCGTAGTCAAGCACTACACCATGGACCCGACCAAGCCGCTCGCCGCACGCGACCTGATCAAGCTGGTCGCCGCCGGCGAGCCGGTGGTGATCTTCCCGGAGGGACGCATCACCGTCTCCGGCTCGCTGATGAAGGTCTATGACGGCACCGCGATGATCGCCGACAAGGCCGATGCCGTGGTCGTGCCGGTTCGCATCGAAGGCGCACAACGCTCGCATCTCAGCTACCTCAATGGCAGCCAGATCAAGCGCTCGTGGTTCCCGCGCGTGACGGTCACGATCCTGCCGCCGATCAAGCTTCCGATCGATGAGCAGCTGAAGGGCAAGGCGCGCCGCAATGCCGCGGGCGCCGCGCTCCAGGACGTGATGATCGATGCCCTGGTCAAGAACGCGATGCTCGACCACACGCTGTTCGAGGCGCTCGGCCACGCCTATCGCGACCGCGACACCGGCAAGGTGATCATCGAGGACGCGCTCGGCACCGAGCTGACCTATCGCAAGCTGATCCTCGGCGCGCAGGTGCTGAGCCGCAAGCTTGAGACCGGCACGGTGGCCGGCGAGAATGTCGGCGTGCTGCTGCCGAATTCGGCGGGCGTTGCCGTCGTCTTCATGGGCTTGCAAAGCATCGGCCGCGTCCCGGCGATGCTCAATTTCTCGGCCGGCCCGGTCAACGTCCTCGCCGCGATGAAGGCCGCGCAGGTCAAGACCGTGCTGACCTCGAAAGCCTTCATCGAGAAGGGCAAGCTCGACAAGCTGATGGCCGCGATCTCCGCGGAAGCGCGCGTGGTCTATCTCGAGGACGTCCGCGCCTCGATTGGCACGGCCGACAAGATCAAGGGCCTGCTCGCCGGCACCGCGCCGCGCGTCGCCCGTCAGGCGAACGATCCGGCCGTCGTGTTGTTCACGTCGGGTTCGGAAGGCACGCCCAAGGGCGTGGTGCTGTCCCATCGCAACATCCTCGCCAACGCGGCGCAGGCGCTGGCGCGCGTCGATGCCAACGCCAATGACAAGGTGTTCAACGTGCTGCCGGTGTTCCACTCCTTTGGGCTCACTGGCGGAATGATGATGCCGCTGCTCGCGGGCATTCCGATCTACATGTATCCCTCGCCGCTGCACTACCGCATCGTGCCCGAACTGATCTACCAGACTGGCGCGACGATCCTGTTCGGCACCGATACGTTCCTCACCGGCTATGCGCGCTCGGCGCACGCCTACGACTTCCGCACCCTGCGCCTCGTGATCGCCGGCGCCGAGGCGGTCAAGGACCGCACGCGCCAGGTGTTCATGGAGCGCTACGGCATCCGCATCCTCGAAGGCTATGGCGTCACCGAGACCGCGCCGGTGCTGGCAATGAATACGCCGATGGCCAACCGTCCCGGCACGGTCGGCCGCCTCTCGCCGCTGATGGAAAGCAGGCTCGATCCGGTCCCCGGCATCGAGGAAGGCGGACGTCTCTCGGTGCGCGGACCGAACGTGATGCTGGGTTACTTGCGGGCCGAAAATCCCGGCGTGCTCGAAAAGCTTCCCGAAGGCTGGCACGACACCGGCGACATCGTGTCGATCGACTCCGCCGGCTTCATCACCATCAAGGGCCGCGCCAAGCGCTTTGCCAAGATCGCAGGCGAGATGGTCTCGCTATCGGCGGTCGAAGCCATCGCGACGGCGCTGTGGCCGCAGGCAGCCTCGGTCGCCGTGTCGATCCCCGACCAGCGCAAGGGCGAGCGTATCGTATTGCTGACGACGGAGAAGAACGCCGAGCGCAGCGCGATGCAGGCCCAGGCCAAGACGATCGGCGCGTCCGAGCTGACCGTTCCCGCGACAATCATGGTGGTCGACAAGGTGCCGCTGCTCGGCACCGGCAAGACCGACTATGTCACTGCAACCAACATGGCCCGCGAGCAGGCCTCCGCGCCGGAGCGCGAGGTTGCGTAA
- a CDS encoding disulfide bond formation protein B — MSGQRSVGAILNMLGLLGISSVLTIAFFYQLALGELPCPLCLLQRAGFIAIGMGFLFNMRLGERPSHYAMILVASLVTGFISMRQVSLHLAPGDPGYGSTLLGLHFYTWALIAAVGIVCYVALVFLLKDITGNRDADAPMGGPASNAAFAIFVLLVAANLLSTALECGAGQCDDNPVRYLLLK; from the coding sequence ATGAGCGGGCAGCGATCGGTCGGAGCGATCCTGAATATGCTGGGGCTGCTCGGGATCTCGTCGGTCCTGACGATCGCATTCTTCTATCAGCTGGCGCTCGGCGAGTTGCCCTGTCCGCTCTGCCTGCTGCAACGGGCCGGGTTCATCGCGATCGGCATGGGATTTCTGTTCAACATGCGTCTCGGCGAGCGTCCGTCGCACTATGCGATGATCCTCGTTGCGAGCCTCGTCACCGGGTTCATTTCGATGCGGCAGGTGTCGCTGCATCTCGCGCCCGGCGATCCCGGCTACGGTTCGACGCTGTTGGGCTTGCATTTCTATACCTGGGCGCTGATCGCGGCGGTCGGAATCGTCTGCTATGTCGCGCTCGTCTTTCTCCTGAAGGATATCACCGGCAACCGGGACGCCGACGCGCCGATGGGTGGGCCGGCATCGAATGCGGCGTTCGCGATCTTCGTGTTGCTGGTCGCCGCAAATCTGCTGTCGACCGCGCTGGAGTGCGGTGCAGGGCAGTGCGACGACAACCCGGTTCGCTATCTTCTGCTCAAGTGA
- a CDS encoding DUF5993 family protein, translating to MYMFLPFLLALAGCASVWRSRAGLSYALWSATIVVTVAWFFHHATDPLKFSF from the coding sequence ATGTACATGTTTCTGCCCTTTCTGCTGGCGCTCGCAGGCTGCGCGTCGGTCTGGCGTTCGCGCGCGGGACTGAGCTATGCGCTCTGGAGCGCAACCATCGTCGTGACGGTCGCATGGTTCTTCCACCACGCGACCGATCCGCTGAAATTCTCGTTCTGA
- the tcuB gene encoding tricarballylate utilization 4Fe-4S protein TcuB, translating into MHGTRILDEADRLMTVCNSCRYCEGLCAVFPAMEMRRAFSDGDLNYLANLCHSCGACYVDCQFSPPHEFNVNVPKTLAVARAESYAAYAWPQALSGAFARNGLVISIIAALSMAAFILGFAALNDRNVLFGVHTGPGAFYRLMPHNAMAALFSAAFLYAILALVMSVRAFWRDIGTPIGRHADGGSIFQAIRDAGELRYLHGGGVGCYNEDDKPTDKRKLYHHLTFYGFLLCFAATSIATLYHYLLGREAPYPLWDLPVVLGTLGGIGLIVGPIGLFTAKMRRDPALLDENRYGMDVGFIAMLFLTGLTGMLLLVLRETAAMGPLLALHLGTVFALFITMPYGKFVHGIYRFVALVRYAQERRSEAGS; encoded by the coding sequence ATGCACGGAACCAGAATTTTGGACGAGGCCGACCGTCTGATGACGGTCTGCAATTCCTGCCGCTACTGCGAAGGTCTTTGCGCGGTGTTTCCGGCGATGGAGATGCGCCGCGCTTTCTCCGACGGCGACCTCAACTACCTCGCCAATCTCTGCCATTCCTGCGGCGCCTGCTACGTCGATTGCCAGTTCTCGCCGCCGCACGAGTTCAACGTCAACGTCCCGAAAACGCTCGCGGTTGCGCGCGCCGAATCCTATGCGGCCTATGCCTGGCCGCAGGCGCTCTCCGGCGCCTTCGCGCGCAATGGGCTCGTCATCAGCATCATTGCCGCGCTCAGCATGGCGGCCTTCATTCTCGGCTTCGCGGCGCTCAACGACCGCAACGTTTTGTTCGGCGTCCACACCGGTCCCGGCGCCTTCTATAGACTGATGCCGCATAACGCGATGGCCGCGCTGTTCAGCGCCGCCTTCCTCTACGCGATCCTGGCCCTCGTCATGAGCGTGCGCGCGTTCTGGCGTGATATCGGCACGCCGATCGGTCGGCATGCCGACGGCGGCTCGATCTTCCAGGCGATCCGCGATGCCGGCGAGCTGCGCTATCTCCATGGCGGCGGCGTCGGTTGCTACAACGAGGACGACAAGCCGACCGATAAGCGCAAGCTGTATCACCATCTGACGTTCTACGGCTTCCTGCTGTGCTTTGCCGCGACCTCGATCGCCACGCTGTACCACTATCTGCTTGGCCGCGAGGCGCCGTATCCTCTGTGGGATCTGCCCGTGGTGCTCGGCACGCTCGGTGGCATCGGCCTCATTGTCGGTCCGATCGGCCTGTTCACGGCCAAGATGCGGCGCGATCCGGCATTGCTCGACGAGAACCGCTACGGCATGGATGTCGGCTTCATCGCCATGCTGTTCCTGACCGGCCTCACCGGCATGCTGCTTCTCGTCCTGCGCGAGACCGCCGCCATGGGGCCGCTGCTGGCGCTGCATCTCGGCACGGTGTTCGCGCTGTTCATCACCATGCCCTATGGCAAGTTCGTGCACGGCATCTATCGCTTCGTGGCGTTGGTGCGCTATGCGCAGGAGCGGCGCAGCGAAGCCGGCTCTTGA
- a CDS encoding esterase: MSRLAIASIAALLTIGHARAAEPITLRDMGSFHVGGRLVEISGKPVREVVFAPGGVPAKVDPNGTYQVEQMYVQYFLPANEKGAYPLMMWHGGGLTGVTYETTPDGREGWLNYFLRKGWAVYNSDAVERGRAGWAQYPDIFKGEPVFLTTANPFERFRIGDGPNSYDPDPAKRKVLPGNQFPVEGYENFVKQNVPRWTTTDDATIAAYIAEIDRVGPSVLLFHSQAGTFGFKVAQARPDKVKALIAIEPAGIGDLAKADVLKNIPTLIIYGDYIERDSRWPKIRANGIAFADAIKAAGGSVDIVDLPQAGIKGNSHMVMMDKNNLEVAGLIQKWLEAKGLTK; encoded by the coding sequence ATGTCACGCCTTGCCATTGCTTCGATTGCGGCGCTGCTCACGATCGGCCACGCCCGCGCCGCCGAGCCGATCACCTTGCGCGATATGGGCTCGTTCCATGTCGGCGGGCGTCTTGTCGAAATCTCCGGCAAGCCGGTGAGGGAGGTTGTGTTTGCGCCTGGCGGCGTGCCGGCCAAGGTCGATCCTAACGGCACCTACCAGGTCGAGCAGATGTATGTGCAATATTTCCTGCCGGCCAACGAGAAGGGCGCCTATCCGCTGATGATGTGGCACGGCGGCGGACTGACCGGCGTCACCTACGAGACCACGCCCGATGGACGCGAAGGCTGGCTGAACTATTTCCTGCGCAAGGGATGGGCGGTCTACAATTCCGATGCGGTGGAGCGTGGGCGCGCAGGTTGGGCGCAATACCCCGACATCTTCAAGGGTGAGCCGGTCTTCCTCACCACGGCCAATCCGTTCGAGCGCTTCCGCATCGGCGACGGGCCGAACTCCTACGATCCCGACCCCGCCAAGCGGAAGGTGCTGCCGGGAAACCAGTTTCCGGTCGAGGGCTACGAGAACTTCGTCAAGCAGAATGTGCCGCGCTGGACCACGACGGATGATGCGACCATCGCGGCCTATATCGCCGAGATCGACCGCGTCGGTCCCTCGGTGCTCCTGTTCCACAGCCAGGCCGGCACCTTCGGTTTCAAGGTTGCGCAAGCTCGGCCCGACAAGGTCAAGGCGCTGATTGCGATCGAGCCGGCCGGCATTGGCGATCTCGCCAAGGCGGATGTGCTGAAGAACATCCCGACCCTCATCATCTATGGCGACTATATCGAGCGCGATTCGCGTTGGCCAAAAATCCGCGCCAACGGCATCGCCTTTGCGGACGCCATCAAGGCGGCTGGCGGCAGCGTCGACATCGTCGACCTCCCGCAGGCTGGCATCAAGGGCAATTCGCACATGGTGATGATGGACAAGAACAACCTCGAGGTCGCGGGCCTGATCCAGAAATGGCTCGAGGCGAAGGGCTTGACGAAGTAA